In the Geobacter sp. FeAm09 genome, one interval contains:
- a CDS encoding flagellin, whose amino-acid sequence MAINDISLTSGMRNNLLSLQDTTKLISRTQTRLSTGKQVNTALDNPTNFFAAQTHTARASDLSSRKDGMSEAVQMVQAANAGITGITSLIESAKGVAQAALATSNVTDRNTYATTFNTLMTQITELASDSGYRGTNFLNGQNQTVEFAPATAAATLQIKGFDATSTGLGLSTASATSGGTAVSGDLDWGNASATTGTTNIQSSATQLEGALNTLRSQSSSLSANLSVVTTRQSFTDNMINTLQTGADNLTLADTNQEGANLLMLQTRQSLGITSLSLASQAAQAVLRLF is encoded by the coding sequence ATGGCAATCAATGACATTTCCCTCACCAGCGGCATGCGCAACAACCTGCTGTCCCTCCAGGACACCACCAAACTGATCAGCAGGACCCAGACCCGTCTGTCCACCGGCAAACAGGTCAACACCGCTCTCGACAACCCGACCAACTTCTTCGCAGCCCAGACCCACACCGCCCGCGCTTCCGACCTGTCGTCCCGCAAAGACGGCATGAGCGAGGCCGTGCAGATGGTTCAGGCCGCCAACGCAGGCATCACCGGCATCACCTCCCTGATCGAGTCCGCCAAAGGTGTCGCCCAGGCCGCATTGGCAACCAGCAACGTTACCGACCGCAACACCTACGCAACCACCTTCAATACCCTGATGACCCAGATCACCGAACTGGCCAGCGACTCCGGCTACCGCGGCACCAACTTCCTCAACGGCCAGAACCAGACCGTTGAATTCGCCCCCGCCACCGCCGCCGCCACCCTGCAGATCAAGGGCTTCGACGCTACGTCCACCGGCCTGGGCCTGAGCACCGCTTCCGCCACCAGCGGCGGCACCGCCGTCAGCGGCGACCTCGACTGGGGCAATGCATCCGCCACCACCGGCACCACCAACATCCAGTCTTCGGCCACCCAGCTCGAAGGCGCACTCAACACCCTGCGCAGCCAGTCGTCTTCGCTGTCCGCCAACCTGAGCGTTGTCACCACCCGTCAGTCCTTCACCGACAACATGATCAACACGCTCCAGACCGGCGCCGACAACCTGACCTTGGCCGACACCAACCAGGAAGGCGCCAACCTGCTGATGCTACAGACCCGCCAGAGCCTGGGCATCACGTCGTTGAGCCTCGCTTCCCAGGCAGCACAGGCTGTTCTGAGACTGTTCTAA
- a CDS encoding flagellar biosynthesis repressor FlbT, with translation MSLKLHLKPHEKIIVGGAVIQCGNRPIEFTVENSVPILRQKDIMAEAGATSPARRVYFVLQLMYIDSGANDTNYHDAFRELERDMTAAVPSSRRFFDEINGEIAAGRFYQALKAAQGLMAYETQLLEQMDGSPLPTAG, from the coding sequence ATGTCGCTGAAACTCCACCTCAAACCCCATGAAAAGATCATCGTCGGCGGCGCCGTCATCCAGTGCGGCAACCGTCCGATAGAATTCACGGTCGAAAACAGCGTGCCCATACTCCGCCAGAAGGACATCATGGCCGAGGCCGGGGCCACCTCTCCGGCCAGGCGCGTCTATTTCGTGCTCCAGCTCATGTATATCGACAGCGGCGCGAACGACACGAATTACCACGATGCGTTCCGCGAGCTGGAACGGGACATGACCGCCGCCGTACCGAGCAGCCGGCGGTTTTTCGACGAGATCAACGGGGAGATTGCGGCAGGAAGGTTCTACCAGGCCCTCAAGGCGGCCCAGGGACTCATGGCATACGAAACCCAGCTTCTGGAACAGATGGACGGCTCTCCATTGCCGACGGCAGGTTAG
- a CDS encoding glycosyltransferase: MNAPRPHSAAPAVSIVIPVHNQLHFTRQCLASLEKGTEPGLFEVVVIDDASHDGTEEALRALADATPWLRYFRNSVNRGFAASCNQGAVLAQGDYLLFLNNDTMVTAGWLSTLVAVLESRPDVGIVGPKLVFPDDTIQHCGKVWGDHLAPRSNPDHLYYREPADAAHVNRSRDYQAITGACMLLRRAEFFRYGPFDEQYENGWEDDDLCYAYREQGLRIHYCAAATVVHFQSISLNDGLSQEERLLKELSGQAAAGAPPDPRLPGLYQKVEQRLLGIRARFERNRSRFFDKWGRRVFRDDYRYFQADGLEERFLDVGRRPLPLVSIIILTINQLPYTMECVASIQRHTREPYELIFIDNGSTDGTVPWLRALAAREPDTCRVIENSANLGFAKGCNQGLEAAQGDYLLLLNNDVVVTEGWLSGLLDCFRHRPETGIVGPLTNNISGIQRLPGAPPAPRDGIDEFAAALRARFAGRRIYNRRIVGFCMLFTRDLLNRVGYLDDSFGNGNFEDDDYCLRAELEGFRNLIAGDVFIHHYGSVSFRGNNLDYAQSMAGNRGVFNRKWNRTITEPALARKVVTLKTLEEAERLRRLGRSNAAVEVLLKDGIAQIPGEMFFYCTIAAILLEGGMAAEALQTLRPAPRLDETPWALYLLAQAAGLLAQEGVARDAARRAGRCHPAYPHLHLIRGVIALRHGEPALAAEAFGAAAAMDPSSPDAFCGLAQAAEAANDRGAAFEWYRRACIVDPACLEAARGLHRHAAGPGEQALARGLFEEALHFRDDDRDLRYLLIDLLIKAGDLPAALAHAERAMVLFGADPGLVNAALALRRPLGPLVIPLEAAARGTSVSLCMIAKNEARDLPRCLASLKPVVDEIVLCDTGSSDGTREIAEAFGARVVGHAWTGDFSAARNCALAAATGAWILVMDADEVISPLDYEALRDLVGRPRDGMVAYTITTRNYTNKLVEKWQEQDGRYPAEEAGRGWLPSDKVRLFPNRPEIRFENAIHEMVEPTLERLKIPCPTATRVVVHHYGYLDDKRQDQKKALYYEIGVKKLAESGGSPKAIVELAIQAAGIERYEEAIELWQRALPYNPESALAYFNLGYANLCLGRYDEAYRATKRSLELQGDYREAVANLALIEVFRGRHQAALHLLDERQAADRDDYVMFDLVRAVACCCNHEPERGEGCFRSVVERHVEFGTFVETAARHLRQAGRGADAAAVVGAAGKAGCRLGGGS, from the coding sequence ATGAATGCACCCCGTCCCCATTCTGCCGCGCCGGCCGTCAGCATCGTCATACCGGTCCATAATCAGCTGCATTTCACCCGGCAGTGCCTGGCGTCCCTCGAAAAGGGCACGGAACCGGGCCTGTTCGAGGTCGTCGTTATCGACGACGCCTCCCATGACGGCACGGAAGAGGCGCTGCGCGCCCTTGCCGACGCCACGCCGTGGCTGCGTTATTTCCGCAACTCCGTCAACCGCGGCTTTGCCGCATCGTGCAACCAGGGGGCGGTCCTCGCCCAGGGCGACTACCTGCTGTTCCTCAACAACGACACCATGGTCACCGCCGGCTGGCTCTCCACCCTCGTGGCGGTTCTGGAATCCCGGCCGGACGTGGGGATCGTGGGCCCCAAGCTCGTTTTTCCCGACGATACGATCCAGCACTGCGGCAAGGTGTGGGGTGACCACCTGGCACCCCGCTCGAACCCCGACCACCTCTACTACCGTGAGCCGGCCGACGCGGCCCATGTCAACCGCAGCCGGGATTACCAGGCCATCACCGGGGCCTGCATGCTGCTGCGCAGGGCGGAATTCTTCCGGTACGGCCCCTTCGACGAACAGTACGAAAACGGCTGGGAAGACGACGACCTCTGCTACGCCTACCGCGAACAGGGACTGCGCATCCATTACTGTGCCGCCGCTACGGTGGTTCACTTCCAGAGCATCTCCCTGAATGACGGACTTTCCCAGGAGGAACGCCTGCTGAAGGAGCTCTCCGGCCAGGCCGCCGCCGGGGCTCCGCCAGACCCGCGCCTGCCCGGGCTTTACCAGAAGGTGGAGCAGCGGCTTCTGGGGATCAGGGCGCGTTTCGAGCGCAACCGCTCCCGTTTTTTCGACAAGTGGGGCAGGCGGGTATTCCGCGACGATTACCGCTATTTCCAGGCGGACGGGCTCGAAGAGCGGTTCCTCGACGTCGGGCGGCGTCCCCTGCCGCTGGTTTCCATCATCATCCTTACCATCAACCAGCTCCCCTATACCATGGAATGCGTCGCAAGCATCCAGCGCCATACCCGGGAACCCTATGAACTGATCTTCATCGACAACGGCTCCACGGACGGGACGGTCCCCTGGCTCAGGGCGCTGGCCGCCCGTGAACCCGATACCTGCCGGGTTATCGAAAACAGCGCCAACCTGGGGTTTGCCAAGGGGTGCAATCAGGGGCTCGAGGCCGCCCAGGGGGATTACCTCCTGCTGCTCAACAACGACGTGGTGGTGACCGAGGGGTGGCTCTCCGGCCTGCTGGACTGTTTCCGGCATCGCCCCGAAACCGGCATCGTCGGGCCGCTCACCAACAATATCAGCGGCATCCAGCGGCTTCCCGGCGCCCCTCCCGCGCCCCGGGACGGCATCGACGAGTTTGCCGCCGCGCTCCGGGCCCGCTTTGCCGGCAGACGCATCTACAACCGCAGGATCGTCGGCTTTTGCATGTTGTTCACCCGGGATCTGCTCAACCGTGTCGGCTATCTGGACGACTCCTTCGGCAACGGCAACTTCGAGGACGACGATTATTGCCTCAGGGCCGAACTGGAAGGGTTCCGCAACCTCATTGCCGGCGACGTGTTCATCCATCACTACGGCAGCGTCAGTTTCCGGGGCAACAATCTGGATTACGCCCAGTCCATGGCGGGCAACCGGGGCGTCTTCAACCGCAAGTGGAACCGGACCATCACCGAGCCGGCCCTGGCCCGCAAGGTGGTCACCCTCAAGACCCTGGAGGAGGCGGAGCGGCTCAGGCGCCTGGGCCGCTCCAACGCGGCGGTGGAGGTGCTGCTGAAGGACGGCATCGCCCAGATTCCCGGCGAGATGTTTTTCTACTGCACGATAGCTGCTATCCTCCTGGAGGGCGGCATGGCCGCCGAGGCTCTCCAGACCCTCCGGCCGGCTCCCCGCCTCGACGAGACCCCGTGGGCGCTCTATCTCCTGGCCCAGGCGGCCGGTCTCCTCGCCCAGGAGGGGGTGGCGCGTGACGCCGCCAGGCGCGCCGGCCGCTGCCACCCCGCCTATCCGCATCTCCACCTCATCAGGGGGGTGATCGCCCTGCGCCACGGTGAGCCGGCCCTGGCCGCAGAGGCGTTCGGCGCCGCCGCTGCCATGGACCCCTCCAGTCCCGACGCCTTCTGCGGTCTCGCCCAGGCTGCGGAAGCGGCCAATGACCGTGGGGCGGCGTTCGAATGGTACCGGCGCGCCTGCATTGTCGATCCGGCATGCCTGGAGGCGGCCCGGGGGCTCCATCGCCATGCCGCCGGGCCCGGGGAACAGGCCCTTGCCCGCGGGCTGTTCGAGGAAGCGCTGCACTTCAGGGACGATGACCGGGATTTGCGCTATCTGTTGATTGACCTGCTGATCAAGGCCGGCGACCTGCCGGCAGCACTTGCCCATGCCGAGCGGGCCATGGTGCTGTTCGGCGCCGATCCGGGCCTGGTGAATGCCGCCCTTGCCCTGCGGCGTCCGCTCGGCCCCCTGGTGATTCCCCTCGAGGCCGCTGCCCGAGGGACCTCGGTTTCCCTCTGCATGATCGCCAAGAATGAGGCCAGGGACCTGCCCCGTTGTCTGGCCAGCCTCAAGCCGGTGGTGGATGAGATCGTGCTCTGCGACACCGGTTCAAGCGACGGGACGCGGGAGATCGCCGAGGCGTTCGGGGCCCGAGTCGTCGGGCATGCCTGGACCGGCGATTTCAGCGCGGCCCGCAACTGTGCCCTTGCCGCTGCAACCGGGGCGTGGATTCTGGTCATGGACGCGGATGAGGTGATCTCCCCGCTGGATTACGAGGCGCTTCGGGACCTTGTCGGCAGGCCCCGGGACGGGATGGTGGCCTACACCATCACCACCAGGAACTACACCAACAAGCTGGTGGAAAAATGGCAGGAACAGGACGGCCGGTACCCTGCGGAGGAGGCCGGCCGGGGATGGCTGCCGAGCGACAAGGTGCGCCTCTTCCCAAATCGCCCGGAGATCCGGTTTGAAAACGCGATTCACGAGATGGTGGAACCGACGCTGGAGCGTCTGAAGATACCCTGTCCAACGGCAACGCGGGTGGTGGTCCACCACTACGGCTATCTGGACGACAAGCGCCAGGACCAGAAAAAGGCGCTGTATTATGAAATAGGGGTAAAGAAGCTCGCCGAAAGCGGCGGCTCGCCGAAGGCGATCGTGGAACTTGCCATCCAGGCCGCCGGCATCGAGCGCTACGAAGAGGCCATCGAACTCTGGCAGCGGGCTTTGCCGTACAACCCCGAATCGGCGTTGGCCTATTTCAATCTGGGCTATGCCAACCTCTGCCTCGGGCGCTATGACGAGGCGTACCGCGCCACGAAACGTTCACTGGAATTGCAGGGGGATTATCGCGAGGCCGTGGCCAACCTGGCTCTCATCGAGGTCTTCAGGGGGCGGCACCAGGCTGCCTTGCACCTGCTCGACGAACGGCAGGCCGCCGACCGTGACGACTATGTCATGTTCGACCTGGTCCGGGCCGTGGCCTGTTGCTGCAACCATGAACCGGAGCGCGGGGAGGGATGTTTCCGAAGCGTGGTGGAGCGCCATGTGGAGTTCGGCACCTTCGTTGAAACGGCCGCGCGCCACCTGCGGCAAGCGGGCAGGGGAGCTGATGCCGCTGCCGTGGTCGGCGCTGCCGGCAAGGCGGGGTGCCGCCTGGGAGGGGGGTCGTGA
- a CDS encoding tetratricopeptide repeat protein: protein MLKSRPEDTEILASLAAIGVKTGRIQEAEIFLDRILTLEPGNREARALLDDLRRGEAASAPAPSCTQEAPAAQLDAVLQGLRQSISRLAAPARSPEERYREAVLHAEQGMVAEAVQELEELVKAAPDHAVAYNDLGVLYYRLGDPGRSLSAHEQAVRLEPRNPTFRKNLANLYYSALGRTDEAIHCFTEVLRDYPQDVEALLALAQISAVNNLGEQAKVFVSKALELEPWNKDAREFLELIT, encoded by the coding sequence GTGCTCAAAAGCAGGCCCGAGGATACGGAAATCCTCGCCTCCCTGGCGGCCATCGGCGTGAAGACCGGCAGAATCCAGGAGGCCGAGATCTTTCTCGACCGGATCTTGACGCTTGAACCGGGGAACCGGGAGGCACGGGCCCTCCTCGATGACCTCCGCAGGGGAGAGGCCGCAAGCGCGCCCGCCCCGTCATGCACCCAGGAGGCGCCGGCGGCGCAGCTCGATGCCGTCTTGCAGGGACTCCGCCAGTCGATTTCCCGCCTGGCTGCACCGGCCCGGTCCCCGGAGGAGCGCTATCGCGAGGCAGTCCTTCACGCCGAGCAGGGGATGGTTGCGGAAGCGGTGCAGGAACTGGAAGAGCTGGTGAAGGCAGCCCCGGACCACGCCGTTGCCTACAACGACCTTGGGGTCCTGTACTACCGGCTGGGCGATCCCGGGCGCTCCCTGTCCGCCCACGAGCAGGCGGTGCGCCTGGAACCGCGCAACCCGACGTTCAGAAAGAACCTGGCCAACCTGTACTATTCCGCCCTGGGCAGGACCGACGAGGCCATCCACTGCTTTACCGAGGTCCTCCGCGACTACCCCCAGGATGTGGAGGCCCTTCTGGCACTGGCGCAGATCAGCGCCGTCAACAACCTGGGCGAGCAGGCCAAGGTATTCGTGAGCAAGGCCCTTGAGCTGGAACCGTGGAACAAGGATGCGCGCGAGTTTCTTGAGCTCATCACCTGA
- a CDS encoding tetratricopeptide repeat protein — protein sequence MNDQVAQAAYSQLQPYLAGDAPLAVERIEFFLTSHPDFAQAHNDLGVLYYRTGDLLRSLANYEKANRLDAGNPTFVKNLAEFYTVELGWFDDAIAMLRRAQKQARGYGNPRLPGGHRREDRQNPGGRDLSRPDLDA from the coding sequence ATGAACGATCAGGTAGCCCAGGCCGCTTACAGCCAGTTGCAGCCGTATCTGGCGGGTGACGCGCCCCTCGCCGTTGAGCGGATCGAGTTTTTTCTCACGAGCCATCCCGACTTCGCCCAAGCCCATAATGACCTGGGGGTGCTCTATTACCGCACCGGCGATCTGCTCCGCAGCCTGGCCAACTATGAAAAGGCCAATCGCCTGGATGCCGGCAACCCCACCTTTGTCAAAAACCTGGCCGAGTTCTACACCGTTGAGCTCGGCTGGTTCGACGACGCCATCGCCATGCTGAGGCGTGCTCAAAAGCAGGCCCGAGGATACGGAAATCCTCGCCTCCCTGGCGGCCATCGGCGTGAAGACCGGCAGAATCCAGGAGGCCGAGATCTTTCTCGACCGGATCTTGACGCTTGA
- a CDS encoding lipopolysaccharide assembly protein LapB yields MKTHSLSDWIKAAEYYRGKGSFEKAIEAFVQARLALLADMGECFTRLGKLEEAQVLFEEILEADIRNIPANAGLGIVSLLAGAPEAAALAFGNVLHVDPREPKALCGLGMAQLKLGRYEEGIDLLLQSLHEAPDNLAALDELVRCATGPGGEPYRPAALDHCRKYLARNPDAPEVRDYLAMLGPLEAAGPAGSDTLAPLVAAFQANPFHRATVLALAQRLGDAGLARDGREVCAVYLQRYPGDADVLSLQRSL; encoded by the coding sequence ATGAAAACCCACTCCCTGAGCGATTGGATCAAGGCCGCGGAGTACTACCGGGGGAAAGGCAGTTTCGAAAAGGCCATCGAGGCCTTTGTCCAGGCCCGCCTGGCGCTGCTGGCCGACATGGGAGAGTGCTTCACCCGGCTGGGCAAGCTGGAAGAGGCGCAGGTCCTGTTCGAAGAGATCCTGGAAGCGGATATCCGCAACATACCGGCCAATGCTGGCCTGGGGATCGTTTCCCTCCTGGCCGGGGCACCCGAAGCGGCGGCCCTCGCCTTCGGCAACGTGCTCCATGTCGATCCCCGCGAACCCAAGGCGCTGTGCGGCCTGGGCATGGCGCAGCTCAAGCTCGGCCGGTACGAAGAGGGGATCGACCTGCTGCTGCAGTCCCTCCACGAGGCGCCGGACAACCTGGCCGCATTGGACGAACTGGTCCGTTGTGCCACAGGCCCCGGCGGCGAGCCCTACCGTCCGGCTGCCCTGGACCACTGCCGGAAATATCTGGCGCGGAACCCGGATGCCCCCGAGGTTCGCGATTACCTGGCCATGCTCGGCCCGCTGGAGGCTGCCGGTCCCGCCGGGTCGGACACCCTCGCCCCCCTTGTCGCCGCCTTCCAGGCCAACCCCTTCCACCGCGCGACGGTGCTCGCGCTGGCGCAGCGTTTGGGGGATGCGGGGCTGGCGCGGGACGGCAGGGAGGTATGCGCCGTGTATCTGCAACGATATCCGGGAGATGCCGATGTTTTGTCGTTGCAAAGGTCCCTGTGA